The following proteins come from a genomic window of Maniola jurtina chromosome 15, ilManJurt1.1, whole genome shotgun sequence:
- the LOC123872730 gene encoding myosin heavy chain, muscle isoform X40, which translates to MPKAAVQEGEDPDPTPYLFVSLEQKRIDQSKPYDGKKACWVPDEKEGFVQGEIKATKGDLVTVTLPGGETKDFKKDLVGQVNPPKYEKCEDMSNLTYLNDASVLYNLKQRYYHKLIYTYSGLFCVAINPYKRFPVYTFRCAKLYRGKRRSEVPPHIFAISDGAYVNMLTNHENQSMLITGESGAGKTENTKKVIAYFATVGASSKKEQTTSDKKGSLEDQVVQTNPVLEAFGNAKTVRNDNSSRFGKFIRIHFGPSGKLAGADIETYLLEKARVISQQALERSYHIFYQMMSGSVKGLKDMCLLSNNVHDYNIVSQGKTTIPNVDDGEECLLTDEAFDILGFTQEEKDNVYKITAAVMHMGCMKFKQRGREEQAEADGTEDGEKVAKLLGVDVQDLYKNLLKPRIKVGNEFVTQGRNKDQVTNSVGALCKGMFDRLFKWLVKKCNETLDTKQKRQHFIGVLDIAGFEIFDYNGFEQLCINFTNEKLQQFFNHHMFVLEQEEYKQEGINWTFIDFGMDLLACIDLIEKPMGILSILEEESMFPKATDQTFVEKLNNNHLGKSAPYLKPKPPKPGCQAAHFAIGHYAGNVGYNITGWLEKNKDPLNDTVVDQFKKGQNKLLVEIFADHPGQSGQPDAGGGGKGGRGKKGGGFATVSSAYKEQLNNLMTTLRSTQPHFVRCIIPNELKQAGLIDSHLVMHQLTCNGVLEGIRICRKGFPNRMVYPDFKLRYKILCPNLVKDPITPEKATEKILEHTGLDAESFRLGKTKVFFRAGVLGQMEELRDDRLSKIISWLQAYIRGYLSRKDFKKLQEQRLALQVVQRNLRKYLQLRTWPWWKLWQRVKPLLNVSRIEDEIAKLEEKAQKAQEAFEKEEKLRKEVEALNAKLLEEKANLLASLEGEKGSLSEIQDRANKLQAQKADVESQLRDTQDRLTQEEDARNQLFQAKKKLEQEVSGLKKDVEDLELSVQKSEQDKATKDHQIRNLNDEIAHQDELINKLNKEKKMQGESNQKTAEELQAAEDKVNHLNKVKQKLEQTLDELEDSLEREKKLRGDVEKQRRKVEGDLKLTQEAVADLERNKKELEQTVQRKDKEISSLTAKLEDEQSLVSKTQKQIKELQARIEELEEEVESERQARAKAEKQRADLARELEELGERLEEAGGATSAQIELNKKREAELSKLRRDLEEANIQHESTLANLRKKHNDAVAEMGEQLDQLNKLKSKAEHDRASCYNELNNTRAAIDQVAREKAASEKIIKQLQHQLNEVQNKADEANRTLNDLDAAKKKLSIENSDLLRQLEEAESQVSQLSKIKVSLTTQLEDTKRLADEEARERATLLGKFRNLEHDLDNIREQVEEEAEGKADLQRQLSKANAEAQLWRSKYESEGVARSEELEEAKRKLQARLAEAEETIESLNQKVVALEKTKQRLATEVEDLQLEVDRATAIANAAEKKQKAFDKIIGEWKLKVDDLAAELDASQKECRNYSTELFRLKGAYEEGQEQLEAVRRENKNLADEVKDLLDQIGEGGRNIHEIEKARKRLEAEKDELQAALEEAEAALEQEENKVLRAQLELSQVRQEIDRRIQEKEEEFENTRKNHQRALDSMQASLEAEAKGKAEALRMKKKLEADINELEIALDHANKANAEAQKNIKRYQGQIKDLQTALEEEQRARDDAREQLGISERRANALQNELEESRTLLEQADRARRQAEQELGDAHEQLNDLSAQNGSLSAAKRKLESELQTLHSDLDELLNEAKNSEEKAKKAMVDAARLADELRAEQEHAQTQEKLRKALEQQIKELQVRLDEAEANALKGGKKAIQKLEQRVRELENELDGEQRRHADAQKNLRKAERRIKELTFQGEEDRKNHERMQDLVDKLQQKIKTYKRQIEEAEEIAALNLAKFRKAQQELEEAEERADLAEQAISKFRGKGRAGSAARGVSPAPRSRPAFDGFGTFPPRFDLGPENDF; encoded by the exons CAACCACGAGAATCAATCTATGTTGattac CGGTGAGTCTGGTGCTGGTAAGACTGAGAACACGAAAAAGGTAATCGCGTACTTCGCCACCGTCGGTGCCTCCTCGAAGAAGGAGCAGACCACCAGCGACAAGAAGGGATCTCTGGAAGACCAGGTCGTACAAACTAACCCTGTGCTTGAAGCCTTCGGTAACGCCAAGACTGTCCGTAACGACAACTCCTCCCGTTTC GGTAAATTCATCCGTATTCACTTCGGACCCTCTGGAAAACTGGCTGGTGCCGATATTGAGAcct ATCTGCTAGAGAAGGCCCGTGTCATCTCCCAACAGGCGCTCGAGCGTTCTTACCACATCTTCTACCAGATGATGTCTGGCTCCGTCAAAGGACTTAAAG ACATGTGTCTTCTGTCAAACAACGTACATGACTATAACATCGTATCGCAAGGAAAGACTACCATACCCAACGTAGATGATGGAGAGGAATGTTTGTTGACTGAC GAAGCCTTCGACATCCTGGGCTTCACCCAGGAAGAGAAGGACAACGTATACAAGATCACCGCCGCTGTCATGCACATGGGCTGCATGAAGTTCAAGCAGAGGGGTCGCGAGGAACAGGCTGAGGCCGACGGCACTGAG GACGGCGAGAAAGTCGCCAAGCTCCTCGGTGTGGACGTCCAGGACTTGTACAAGAACCTGTTGAAGCCCCGCATCAAGGTCGGAAACGAGTTCGTGACCCAGGGTCGTAACAAGGACCAGGTCACCAACTCCGTGGGTGCTCTTTGCAAGGGCATGTTCGATCGTCTCTTCAAGTGGCTCGTCAAGAAGTGTAACGAGACCCTAGACACCAAGCAGAAGAGGCAGCACTTCATCGGTGTACTGGATATTGCTGGTTTCGAAATCTTCGAC TACAACGGTTTCGAGCAACTCTGCATTAACTTCACGAATGAGAAGCTGCAACAATTCTTTAACCACCACATGTTCGTCCTCGAACAAGAGGAGTACAAGCAGGAGGGCATCAACTGGACCTTCATCGATTTCGGGATGGACTTGCTCGCTTGTATCGATCTGATCGAAAAG CCTATGGGTATCCTCTCAATTCTTGAGGAAGAGTCTATGTTCCCGAAAGCCACTGATCAGACGTTCGTGGAGAAGTTGAACAACAACCACTTGGGCAAGTCTGCTCCTTACTTGAAGCCCAAGCCCCCCAAGCCTGGTTGCCAAGCCGCTCACTTCGCTATTGGTCATTACGCCGGTAAT GTCGGTTACAACATCACTGGCTGGCTTGAGAAGAACAAGGACCCTCTTAACGACACCGTAGTCGACCAGTTCAAGAAGGGCCAGAACAAACTGTTGGTAGAGATCTTCGCTGACCATCCTGGACAGTCCGGCCAGCCTGATGCCGGTGGCGGCGGCAAGG GAGGTCGCGGTAAGAAGGGCGGTGGTTTTGCTACTGTCTCTTCCGCATACAAG GAACAACTGAACAACTTGATGACAACGCTGAGGTCGACACAGCCTCACTTCGTGCGTTGTATCATTCCCAATGAATTGAAGCAGGCCG GTCTCATCGACTCTCACCTTGTGATGCACCAGCTCACCTGTAACGGTGTGCTGGAAGGCATCCGTATTTGCCGTAAAGGTTTCCCCAACAGGATGGTCTACCCTGACTTCAAGCTCCG ATACAAAATTCTGTGCCCGAACCTGGTCAAAGATCCAATTACACCAGAGAAAGCCACCGAGAAAATTCTCGAACATACCGGCTTGGATGCGGAGTCTTTCAGGCTCGGGAAAACCAAG GTATTCTTCCGCGCCGGTGTCCTGGGTCAGATGGAAGAGTTGCGTGATGACAGGCTCTCCAAGATCATATCTTGGCTCCAGGCCTACATCCGTGGTTACCTCTCCAGGAAGGACTTCAAGAAACTGCAAGAACAGAG ATTGGCCCTCCAAGTCGTCCAGCGCAACTTGCGCAAGTACCTCCAGCTGCGCACCTGGCCCTGGTGGAAGCTGTGGCAGAGGGTCAAGCCCCTGCTCAACGTCTCCCGCATCGAGGACGAGATCGCG AAACTGGAAGAGAAGGCACAGAAGGCCCAGGAAGCCTTCGAGAAGGAAGAGAAGCTTCGCAAGGAAGTCGAGGCCCTCAACGCCAAACTCCTCGAAGAGAAGGCAAACCTTCTGGCTTCTCTCGAAGGCGAGAAGGGCTCGCTCTCTGAAATCCAGGACCGCGCCAACAAGCTCCAGGCGCAGAAGGCTGACGTCGAGAGCCAACTTCGG GACACACAAGACCGCCTAACTCAAGAGGAGGATGCCCGTAACCAACTCTTCCAAGCCAAGAAGAAGTTGGAACAGGAAGTGTCCGGCTTGAAGAAGGATGTAGAAGATCTCGAACTTTCCGTCCAGAAGTCCGAACAAGACAAGGCCACCAAGGATCACCAGATCCGCAACTTGAACGATGAGATCGCCCACCAGGACGAGCTCATCAACAAGCTCAACAAGGAGAAGAAGATGCAAGGCGAGAGCAACCAGAAGACCGCGGAAGAGCTGCAAGCGGCTGAGGACAAGGTCAACCACCTCAACAAGGTCAAGCAGAAGCTCGAGCAGACCCTCGACGAGCTCGAGGACTCCTTGGAGCGCGAGAAGAAACTGCGTGGTGACGTCGAGAAGCAGAGGAGGAAGGTCGAGGGTGACCTCAAGCTCACCCAGGAAGCCGTCGCCGACCTCGAACGCAACAAGAAGGAGCTCGAACAGACCGTCCAGCGCAAGGACAAGGAAATCTCTTCCCTCACCGCCAAGCTCGAGGACGAACAGTCTCTCGTCAGCAAGACCCAGAAACAGATCAAGGAACTGCAAGCCCGCATCGAGGAATTGGAAGAGGAAGTCGAATCCGAACGCCAGGCCCGCGCTAAAGCCGAGAAGCAACGCGCCGATCTCGCTCGAGAACTCGAGGAGCTCGGTGAGCGTCTCGAGGAAGCCGGCGGCGCCACCTCTGCTCAGATCGAACTCAACAAGAAGCGCGAGGCTGAGCTCAGCAAACTCCGCCGCGACTTGGAAGAGGCCAACATCCAGCACGAGTCCACCCTCGCCAACCTCCGCAAGAAGCACAACGATGCCGTTGCTGAGATGGGCGAGCAGCTCGACCAGCTCAACAAACTTAAGTCCAA GGCTGAACATGATCGCGCGTCTTGCTACAACGAGCTTAACAACACACGCGCGGCCATTGACCAAGTCGCGAGAGAGAAG GCTGCCTCAGAAAAGATCATCAAGCAACTCCAACACCAGCTCAACGAGGTCCAGAACAAGGCTGATGAAGCTAACCGCACCCTCAATGACCTGGATGCCGCCAAGAAGAAGTTGTCCATCGAGAACTCTGACCTGCTCCGCCAGTTGGAGGAGGCCGAGTCCCAGGTGTCGCAGCTCTCCAAGATCAAGGTGTCGCTCACCACACAGTTGGAAGACACCAAGAGGCTCGCTGACGAAGAGGCCAGG gaACGCGCCACACTTCTTGGCAAGTTCCGTAACCTTGAACACGACTTGGACAACATCCGTGAGCAAGTGGAAGAGGAAGCCGAAGGCAAGGCTGACTTACAACGCCAGCTTTCCAAGGCTAACGCTGAAGCTCAATTATGGCGCTCCAAGTACGAGTCTGAGGGTGTCGCTCGCTCTGAGGAACTCGAGGAGGCCAAGCGCAAGCTCCAGGCCCGCCTCGCCGAAGCAGAGGAGACCATTGAATCCCTCAACCAGAAGGTCGTTGCCCTCGAAAAGACCAAGCAGCGTCTCGCTACCGAAGTGGAGGACCTGCAGCTCGAGGTCGACCGTGCCACCGCCATTGCCAATGCCGCTGAGAAGAAGCAAAAGGCCTTCGACAAAATCATTGGTGAATGGAAGCTCAAGGTTGACGACCTTGCCGCTGAACTCGATGCCAGCCAGAAGGAATGCCGCAACTACTCCACCGAACTGTTCCGCCTCAAGGGAGCTTACGAAGAAGGCCAGGAACAACTCGAGGCTGTCCGCCGCGAGAACAAAAACCTTGCCGACGAAGTTAAAGATTTACTGGACCAGATCGGTGAGGGTGGCCGCAACATTCACGAAATCGAGAAGGCCAGGAAGCGTCTCGAAGCCGAGAAGGACGAGCTCCAGGCTGCCCTCGAGGAGGCCGAAGCGGCCCTCGAACAGGAGGAGAACAAGGTCCTGCGTGCTCAGCTCGAGCTGTCCCAGGTCAGACAGGAGATTGACAGGAGGATCCAGGAGAAGGAAGAGGAATTCGAAAACACCCGCAAGAACCACCAACGCGCATTGGACTCCATGCAGGCTTCCCTCGAAGCCGAGGCTAAGGGCAAGGCGGAGGCCCTGCGCATGAAGAAGAAGCTCGAGGCTGACATCAATGAACTTGAAATCGCCCTCGACCATGCCAACAAGGCTAACGCTGAGGCTCAGAAGAACATCAAACGCTACCAGGGTCAAATCAAGGACCTCCAGACCGCATTAGAAGAGGAACAGCGTGCCCGTGACGATGCCCGCGAGCAGCTCGGTATCTCAGAGCGTCGCGCCAACGCCCTCCAGAACGAACTTGAGGAATCTCGTACACTTCTGGAACAGGCCGACCGCGCTCGTCGCCAGGCTGAACAGGAACTCGGCGATGCTCACGAACAGCTCAACGATCTCTCTGCACAGAACGGCTCACTCTCCGCTGCCAAGAGGAAACTCGAATCCGAACTCCAGACCCTACACTCCGACCTCGACGAGCTCCTCAACGAGGCTAAGAACTCCGAAGAGAAGGCGAAGAAGGCCATGGTGGACGCCGCCAGGCTCGCCGACGAGCTCCGCGCTGAGCAGGAGCACGCCCAGACACAGGAGAAACTCCGCAAAGCCCTCGAACAACAGATCAAGGAACTGCAGGTCAGGCTCGACGAGGCCGAGGCGAACGCGCTCAAGGGAGGCAAGAAGGCCATCCAGAAACTCGAACAGAGGGTACGAGAGCTGGAGAACGAGCTCGACGGTGAACAGAGAAGACACGCAGACGCACAGAAGAACCTGCGTAAGGCCGAGAGGCGTATCAAGGAACTGACTTTCCAGGGTGAGGAGGACCGCAAGAACCACGAGCGTATGCAGGACCTCGTCGACAAACTTCAGCAGAAGATCAAGACCTACAAGAGGCAGATCGAGGAAGCCGAAGAAATTGCCGCCCTCAACTTGGCCAAGTTCCGCAAGGCGCAACAGGAATTAGAGGAAGCCGAAGAAAGGGCAGACCTTGCCGAACAAGCGATCAGCAAATTCCGTGGCAAGGGACGCGCGGGATCCGCAGCGAGAGGAGTCAGTCCGGCG
- the LOC123872730 gene encoding myosin heavy chain, muscle isoform X6 yields the protein MPKAAVQEGEDPDPTPYLFVSLEQKRIDQSKPYDGKKACWVPDEKEGFVQGEIKATKGDLVTVTLPGGETKDFKKDLVGQVNPPKYEKCEDMSNLTYLNDASVLYNLKQRYYHKLIYTYSGLFCVAINPYKRFPVYTFRCAKLYRGKRRSEVPPHIFAISDGAYVNMLTNHENQSMLITGESGAGKTENTKKVIAYFATVGASSKKEQTTSDKKGSLEDQVVQTNPVLEAFGNAKTVRNDNSSRFGKFIRIHFGPSGKLAGADIETYLLEKARVISQQALERSYHIFYQMMSGSVKGLKEICLLSNNVNDYNIVAQGKTVIPGVDDGEEMRLTDEAFDILGFTQEEKDNVYKITAAVMHMGCMKFKQRGREEQAEADGTEDGEKVAKLLGVDVQDLYKNLLKPRIKVGNEFVTQGRNKDQVTNSVGALCKGMFDRLFKWLVKKCNETLDTKQKRQHFIGVLDIAGFEIFDFNGFEQLCINFTNEKLQQFFNHHMFVLEQEEYQREGIHWEFIDFGMDLLACIDLIEKPMGILSILEEESMFPKATDQTFVEKLNNNHLGKSAPYLKPKPPKPGCQAAHFAIGHYAGNVGYNITGWLEKNKDPLNDTVVDQFKKGQNKLLVEIFADHPGQSGQPDAGGGGKGAGGKRAKGSAFQTVSSLYREQLNNLMTTLRSTQPHFVRCIIPNELKQAGLIDSHLVMHQLTCNGVLEGIRICRKGFPNRMVYPDFKLRYMILAPAIMQAEKDPKEAARKCLEAVELDPESYRIGHTKVFFRAGVLGQMEELRDDRLSKIISWLQAYIRGYLSRKDFKKLQEQRLALQVVQRNLRKYLQLRTWPWWKLWQRVKPLLNVSRIEDEIAKLEEKAQKAQEAFEKEEKLRKEVEALNAKLLEEKANLLASLEGEKGSLSEIQDRANKLQAQKADVESQLRDTQDRLTQEEDARNQLFQAKKKLEQEVSGLKKDVEDLELSVQKSEQDKATKDHQIRNLNDEIAHQDELINKLNKEKKMQGESNQKTAEELQAAEDKVNHLNKVKQKLEQTLDELEDSLEREKKLRGDVEKQRRKVEGDLKLTQEAVADLERNKKELEQTVQRKDKEISSLTAKLEDEQSLVSKTQKQIKELQARIEELEEEVESERQARAKAEKQRADLARELEELGERLEEAGGATSAQIELNKKREAELSKLRRDLEEANIQHESTLANLRKKHNDAVAEMGEQLDQLNKLKSKAEHDRASCYNELNNTRAAIDQVAREKAASEKIIKQLQHQLNEVQNKADEANRTLNDLDAAKKKLSIENSDLLRQLEEAESQVSQLSKIKVSLTTQLEDTKRLADEEARERATLLGKFRNLEHDLDNIREQVEEEAEGKADLQRQLSKANAEAQLWRSKYESEGVARSEELEEAKRKLQARLAEAEETIESLNQKVVALEKTKQRLATEVEDLQLEVDRATAIANAAEKKQKAFDKIIGEWKLKVDDLAAELDASQKECRNYSTELFRLKGAYEEGQEQLEAVRRENKNLADEVKDLLDQIGEGGRNIHEIEKARKRLEAEKDELQAALEEAEAALEQEENKVLRAQLELSQVRQEIDRRIQEKEEEFENTRKNHQRALDSMQASLEAEAKGKAEALRMKKKLEADINELEIALDHANKANAEAQKNIKRYQGQIKDLQTALEEEQRARDDAREQLGISERRANALQNELEESRTLLEQADRARRQAEQELGDAHEQLNDLSAQNGSLSAAKRKLESELQTLHSDLDELLNEAKNSEEKAKKAMVDAARLADELRAEQEHAQTQEKLRKALEQQIKELQVRLDEAEANALKGGKKAIQKLEQRVRELENELDGEQRRHADAQKNLRKAERRIKELTFQGEEDRKNHERMQDLVDKLQQKIKTYKRQIEEAEEIAALNLAKFRKAQQELEEAEERADLAEQAISKFRGKGRAGSAARGVSPAPRSRPAFDGFGTFPPRFDLGPENDF from the exons CAACCACGAGAATCAATCTATGTTGattac CGGTGAGTCTGGTGCTGGTAAGACTGAGAACACGAAAAAGGTAATCGCGTACTTCGCCACCGTCGGTGCCTCCTCGAAGAAGGAGCAGACCACCAGCGACAAGAAGGGATCTCTGGAAGACCAGGTCGTACAAACTAACCCTGTGCTTGAAGCCTTCGGTAACGCCAAGACTGTCCGTAACGACAACTCCTCCCGTTTC GGTAAATTCATCCGTATTCACTTCGGACCCTCTGGAAAACTGGCTGGTGCCGATATTGAGAcct ATCTGCTAGAGAAGGCCCGTGTCATCTCCCAACAGGCGCTCGAGCGTTCTTACCACATCTTCTACCAGATGATGTCTGGCTCCGTCAAAGGACTTAAAG AAATCTGCCTTCTGTCCAACAACGTCAACGATTATAACATCGTGGCGCAAGGCAAGACCGTCATCCCGGGCGTTGACGACGGCGAGGAAATGAGACTTACCGAC GAAGCCTTCGACATCCTGGGCTTCACCCAGGAAGAGAAGGACAACGTATACAAGATCACCGCCGCTGTCATGCACATGGGCTGCATGAAGTTCAAGCAGAGGGGTCGCGAGGAACAGGCTGAGGCCGACGGCACTGAG GACGGCGAGAAAGTCGCCAAGCTCCTCGGTGTGGACGTCCAGGACTTGTACAAGAACCTGTTGAAGCCCCGCATCAAGGTCGGAAACGAGTTCGTGACCCAGGGTCGTAACAAGGACCAGGTCACCAACTCCGTGGGTGCTCTTTGCAAGGGCATGTTCGATCGTCTCTTCAAGTGGCTCGTCAAGAAGTGTAACGAGACCCTAGACACCAAGCAGAAGAGGCAGCACTTCATCGGTGTACTGGATATTGCTGGTTTCGAAATCTTCGAC TTCAATGGGTTCGAACAACTTTGTATTAACTTCACCAATGAGAAATTGCAACAATTCTTCAACCACCACATGTTTGTGTTGGAGCAAGAAGAGTACCAACGCGAAGGCATTCATTGGGAATTTATTGATTTCGGAATGGACTTACTGGCCTGCATTGACCTTATCGAAAAG CCTATGGGTATCCTCTCAATTCTTGAGGAAGAGTCTATGTTCCCGAAAGCCACTGATCAGACGTTCGTGGAGAAGTTGAACAACAACCACTTGGGCAAGTCTGCTCCTTACTTGAAGCCCAAGCCCCCCAAGCCTGGTTGCCAAGCCGCTCACTTCGCTATTGGTCATTACGCCGGTAAT GTCGGTTACAACATCACTGGCTGGCTTGAGAAGAACAAGGACCCTCTTAACGACACCGTAGTCGACCAGTTCAAGAAGGGCCAGAACAAACTGTTGGTAGAGATCTTCGCTGACCATCCTGGACAGTCCGGCCAGCCTGATGCCGGTGGCGGCGGCAAGG GCGCTGGTGGCAAGCGTGCTAAGGGTTCCGCCTTCCAGACCGTATCATCACTCTACAGG GAACAACTGAACAACTTGATGACAACGCTGAGGTCGACACAGCCTCACTTCGTGCGTTGTATCATTCCCAATGAATTGAAGCAGGCCG GTCTCATCGACTCTCACCTTGTGATGCACCAGCTCACCTGTAACGGTGTGCTGGAAGGCATCCGTATTTGCCGTAAAGGTTTCCCCAACAGGATGGTCTACCCTGACTTCAAGCTCCG CTACATGATTCTTGCGCCAGCTATCATGCAAGCTGAAAAAGATCCAAAAGAAGCAGCAAGGAAGTGTCTCGAAGCGGTCGAGCTCGACCCTGAAAGTTATCGTATAGGTCACACCAAG GTATTCTTCCGCGCCGGTGTCCTGGGTCAGATGGAAGAGTTGCGTGATGACAGGCTCTCCAAGATCATATCTTGGCTCCAGGCCTACATCCGTGGTTACCTCTCCAGGAAGGACTTCAAGAAACTGCAAGAACAGAG ATTGGCCCTCCAAGTCGTCCAGCGCAACTTGCGCAAGTACCTCCAGCTGCGCACCTGGCCCTGGTGGAAGCTGTGGCAGAGGGTCAAGCCCCTGCTCAACGTCTCCCGCATCGAGGACGAGATCGCG AAACTGGAAGAGAAGGCACAGAAGGCCCAGGAAGCCTTCGAGAAGGAAGAGAAGCTTCGCAAGGAAGTCGAGGCCCTCAACGCCAAACTCCTCGAAGAGAAGGCAAACCTTCTGGCTTCTCTCGAAGGCGAGAAGGGCTCGCTCTCTGAAATCCAGGACCGCGCCAACAAGCTCCAGGCGCAGAAGGCTGACGTCGAGAGCCAACTTCGG GACACACAAGACCGCCTAACTCAAGAGGAGGATGCCCGTAACCAACTCTTCCAAGCCAAGAAGAAGTTGGAACAGGAAGTGTCCGGCTTGAAGAAGGATGTAGAAGATCTCGAACTTTCCGTCCAGAAGTCCGAACAAGACAAGGCCACCAAGGATCACCAGATCCGCAACTTGAACGATGAGATCGCCCACCAGGACGAGCTCATCAACAAGCTCAACAAGGAGAAGAAGATGCAAGGCGAGAGCAACCAGAAGACCGCGGAAGAGCTGCAAGCGGCTGAGGACAAGGTCAACCACCTCAACAAGGTCAAGCAGAAGCTCGAGCAGACCCTCGACGAGCTCGAGGACTCCTTGGAGCGCGAGAAGAAACTGCGTGGTGACGTCGAGAAGCAGAGGAGGAAGGTCGAGGGTGACCTCAAGCTCACCCAGGAAGCCGTCGCCGACCTCGAACGCAACAAGAAGGAGCTCGAACAGACCGTCCAGCGCAAGGACAAGGAAATCTCTTCCCTCACCGCCAAGCTCGAGGACGAACAGTCTCTCGTCAGCAAGACCCAGAAACAGATCAAGGAACTGCAAGCCCGCATCGAGGAATTGGAAGAGGAAGTCGAATCCGAACGCCAGGCCCGCGCTAAAGCCGAGAAGCAACGCGCCGATCTCGCTCGAGAACTCGAGGAGCTCGGTGAGCGTCTCGAGGAAGCCGGCGGCGCCACCTCTGCTCAGATCGAACTCAACAAGAAGCGCGAGGCTGAGCTCAGCAAACTCCGCCGCGACTTGGAAGAGGCCAACATCCAGCACGAGTCCACCCTCGCCAACCTCCGCAAGAAGCACAACGATGCCGTTGCTGAGATGGGCGAGCAGCTCGACCAGCTCAACAAACTTAAGTCCAA GGCTGAACATGATCGCGCGTCTTGCTACAACGAGCTTAACAACACACGCGCGGCCATTGACCAAGTCGCGAGAGAGAAG GCTGCCTCAGAAAAGATCATCAAGCAACTCCAACACCAGCTCAACGAGGTCCAGAACAAGGCTGATGAAGCTAACCGCACCCTCAATGACCTGGATGCCGCCAAGAAGAAGTTGTCCATCGAGAACTCTGACCTGCTCCGCCAGTTGGAGGAGGCCGAGTCCCAGGTGTCGCAGCTCTCCAAGATCAAGGTGTCGCTCACCACACAGTTGGAAGACACCAAGAGGCTCGCTGACGAAGAGGCCAGG gaACGCGCCACACTTCTTGGCAAGTTCCGTAACCTTGAACACGACTTGGACAACATCCGTGAGCAAGTGGAAGAGGAAGCCGAAGGCAAGGCTGACTTACAACGCCAGCTTTCCAAGGCTAACGCTGAAGCTCAATTATGGCGCTCCAAGTACGAGTCTGAGGGTGTCGCTCGCTCTGAGGAACTCGAGGAGGCCAAGCGCAAGCTCCAGGCCCGCCTCGCCGAAGCAGAGGAGACCATTGAATCCCTCAACCAGAAGGTCGTTGCCCTCGAAAAGACCAAGCAGCGTCTCGCTACCGAAGTGGAGGACCTGCAGCTCGAGGTCGACCGTGCCACCGCCATTGCCAATGCCGCTGAGAAGAAGCAAAAGGCCTTCGACAAAATCATTGGTGAATGGAAGCTCAAGGTTGACGACCTTGCCGCTGAACTCGATGCCAGCCAGAAGGAATGCCGCAACTACTCCACCGAACTGTTCCGCCTCAAGGGAGCTTACGAAGAAGGCCAGGAACAACTCGAGGCTGTCCGCCGCGAGAACAAAAACCTTGCCGACGAAGTTAAAGATTTACTGGACCAGATCGGTGAGGGTGGCCGCAACATTCACGAAATCGAGAAGGCCAGGAAGCGTCTCGAAGCCGAGAAGGACGAGCTCCAGGCTGCCCTCGAGGAGGCCGAAGCGGCCCTCGAACAGGAGGAGAACAAGGTCCTGCGTGCTCAGCTCGAGCTGTCCCAGGTCAGACAGGAGATTGACAGGAGGATCCAGGAGAAGGAAGAGGAATTCGAAAACACCCGCAAGAACCACCAACGCGCATTGGACTCCATGCAGGCTTCCCTCGAAGCCGAGGCTAAGGGCAAGGCGGAGGCCCTGCGCATGAAGAAGAAGCTCGAGGCTGACATCAATGAACTTGAAATCGCCCTCGACCATGCCAACAAGGCTAACGCTGAGGCTCAGAAGAACATCAAACGCTACCAGGGTCAAATCAAGGACCTCCAGACCGCATTAGAAGAGGAACAGCGTGCCCGTGACGATGCCCGCGAGCAGCTCGGTATCTCAGAGCGTCGCGCCAACGCCCTCCAGAACGAACTTGAGGAATCTCGTACACTTCTGGAACAGGCCGACCGCGCTCGTCGCCAGGCTGAACAGGAACTCGGCGATGCTCACGAACAGCTCAACGATCTCTCTGCACAGAACGGCTCACTCTCCGCTGCCAAGAGGAAACTCGAATCCGAACTCCAGACCCTACACTCCGACCTCGACGAGCTCCTCAACGAGGCTAAGAACTCCGAAGAGAAGGCGAAGAAGGCCATGGTGGACGCCGCCAGGCTCGCCGACGAGCTCCGCGCTGAGCAGGAGCACGCCCAGACACAGGAGAAACTCCGCAAAGCCCTCGAACAACAGATCAAGGAACTGCAGGTCAGGCTCGACGAGGCCGAGGCGAACGCGCTCAAGGGAGGCAAGAAGGCCATCCAGAAACTCGAACAGAGGGTACGAGAGCTGGAGAACGAGCTCGACGGTGAACAGAGAAGACACGCAGACGCACAGAAGAACCTGCGTAAGGCCGAGAGGCGTATCAAGGAACTGACTTTCCAGGGTGAGGAGGACCGCAAGAACCACGAGCGTATGCAGGACCTCGTCGACAAACTTCAGCAGAAGATCAAGACCTACAAGAGGCAGATCGAGGAAGCCGAAGAAATTGCCGCCCTCAACTTGGCCAAGTTCCGCAAGGCGCAACAGGAATTAGAGGAAGCCGAAGAAAGGGCAGACCTTGCCGAACAAGCGATCAGCAAATTCCGTGGCAAGGGACGCGCGGGATCCGCAGCGAGAGGAGTCAGTCCGGCG